The following are encoded together in the Lactuca sativa cultivar Salinas chromosome 1, Lsat_Salinas_v11, whole genome shotgun sequence genome:
- the LOC111909290 gene encoding centromere protein C isoform X2, whose protein sequence is MNQTQSFNLVDPFEEQSVLSLNPRTLRLSTYALKSKDLEAVHQYMKSMALQSPDKHFEKAKSVVDGGLESLKTKKSEADIKEKENPQQHRPGLVRRRAKFSLKPDTSQSSTILEPSLEIDHLQDPEEFFAAFEKFENTKKELKKQRGEDVDEVKTATTVRHRRPEIPRRKVSYKHHEYSSQSQDDSSVAEETLQDNIGSQPTQSLQQESFTPNLPCEEEEVTGSISKSENRVQELFDELLASNIHNLDGNQALSFLKDRMKIKSVDIDELQLPDFHEIPRIDFISPVKNLVENSQSLLTNTHALRDVTKGKTLAAQIGLSNNNFQSLGGSPTPPRSPFSAIAALGKQMLKSIVSKDPFSSHDLDSPPITSTKIIGGGSSHANKDKEFLVSATLHSLAKENITETATGDMGDRDHNMEEKDADVNVTDIQTNKTINGNAADMMQETASVTEVNLNVEDITEEENVEDMTEKAGASSLPEVNVEVSEVEDLSQPDANSIQDPDVSAPTQILDILPQQQNEEEHQIPRTRTNKRKKIAARTSKIDPKKRRQSLAGAGSSWTSGVRRSSRIKRRPLEYWKGERLLYARVHNSLPTVIGVKYLSPTSKEEGGFKVESFVSDKYKHLVELTALH, encoded by the exons ATGAATCAAACGCAGAGCTTCAATCTTGTCGATCCATTTGAAGAACAGTCTGTTCTCTCTCTAAATCCTCGAACACTTCGACTTTCAACATATGCGTTGAAATCCAAAGACCTCGAAGCTGTTCACCAGTATATGAAATCAATG GCATTACAAAGCCCTGATAAGCATTTTGAGAAAGCAAAGTCGGTTGTAGATGGTGGTTTAGAATCCCTCAAAACCAAGAAAAGTGAAGCTGATATAAAAGAGAAGGAAAACCCTCAACAGCACAGACCAGGTTTGGTCCGGAGGCGTGCAAAGTTCTCTTTGAAGCCTGATACAAG CCAGTCTTCTACAATCCTGGAGCCAAGTCTTGAAATTGATCATCTGCAAGATCCAGAAGAATTTTTTGCAGCCTTTGAAAagtttgaaa ACACCAAGAAAGAGCTCAAGAAACAGAGAGGTGAAGATGTAGATGAGGTTAAAACTGCCACTACTGTTAGGCATCGTCGTCCAGAAATACCTAG GAGAAAAGTTAGTTATAAGCATCATGAATACTCCAGTCAGTCTCAAGATGATTCATCAGTTGCTGAAGAGACATTGCAAGACAACATTGGAAGTCAACCTACTCAGTCTTTACAACAAGAATCTTTCACCCCCAATCTGCCATGTGAGGAAGAGGAAGTAACTG GATCAATAAGTAAAAGCGAGAACAGGGTCCAGGAGCTCTTTGATGAATTATTGGCTAGTAATATTCACAATTTAGATGGAAATCAGGCATTATCCTTTTTAAAAGATCGTATGAAGATTAAATCTGTTGATATAGACGAATTACAACTTCCAGACTTCCATGAAATTCCTAGAATTGactttatttctccagtcaagaaTTTAGTAGAAAACTCTCAGAGCTTATTGACTAATACACATGCTTTGCGAGATGTTACAAAAGGGAAAACACTTGCTGCACAAATAGGATTATCTAACAACAATTTCCAATCTCTAGGAGGCTCCCCCACTCCACCTAGGAGTCCATTTTCAGCAATTGCTGCATTAGGAAAACAAATGCTGAAATCAATTGTATCAAAGGATCCATTCTCCTCACATGATCTTGATTCACCTCCCATAACTTCTACTAAAATCATTGGTGGAGGGTCAAGTCATGCCAATAAAGACAAGGAGTTCCTGGTTTCTGCCACATTGCACTCATTAGCAAAAGAGAATATTACAGAAACTGCCACTGGTGATATGGGAGACAGGGACCATAatatggaagaaaaggatgcagATGTCAATGTAACCGATATTCAAACAAACAAAACCATAAATGGAAAT GCTGCAGATATGATGCAAGAAACAGCATCTGTTACAGAAGTTAATTTAAATGTTGAGGACATTACTGAGGAGgagaat GTCGAAGATATGACAGAGAAAGCAGGAGCATCATCTTTACCAGAAGTAAATGTTGAGGTCTCTGAAGTGGAGGATTTGAGTCAACCAG ATGCCAACTCTATTCAGGACCCGGATGTTAGTGCACCCACTCAAATTCTGGATATTCTTCCTCAACAGCAAAATGAG GAGGAGCATCAAATTCCAAGGACAAGAACGAATAAGAGAAAGAAGATAGCAGCACGTACGAGTAAGATTGATCCGAAAAAACGTCGCCAGAGCCTTGCAG GAGCGGGGTCTTCTTGGACATCTGGAGTGAGACGAAGCAGCAGAATTAAAAGGAGGCCTTTGGAATATTGGAAAGGAGAAAGACTCTTATATGCTCGAGTCCATAACA GTCTGCCTACAGTTATCGGTGTGAAATATTTATCTCCAACAAGTAAGGAGGAGGGTGGATTCAAGGTGGAATCTTTTGTCTCTGACAAATACAAACACCTTGTTGAGTTGACTGCTCTGCATTGA
- the LOC111909290 gene encoding centromere protein C isoform X1 translates to MNQTQSFNLVDPFEEQSVLSLNPRTLRLSTYALKSKDLEAVHQYMKSMALQSPDKHFEKAKSVVDGGLESLKTKKSEADIKEKENPQQHRPGLVRRRAKFSLKPDTSQSSTILEPSLEIDHLQDPEEFFAAFEKFENTKKELKKQRGEDVDEVKTATTVRHRRPEIPRRKVSYKHHEYSSQSQDDSSVAEETLQDNIGSQPTQSLQQESFTPNLPCEEEEVTGSISKSENRVQELFDELLASNIHNLDGNQALSFLKDRMKIKSVDIDELQLPDFHEIPRIDFISPVKNLVENSQSLLTNTHALRDVTKGKTLAAQIGLSNNNFQSLGGSPTPPRSPFSAIAALGKQMLKSIVSKDPFSSHDLDSPPITSTKIIGGGSSHANKDKEFLVSATLHSLAKENITETATGDMGDRDHNMEEKDADVNVTDIQTNKTINGNAADMMQETASVTEVNLNVEDITEEENVEDMTEKAGASSLPEVNVEVSEVEDLSQPAQTDANSIQDPDVSAPTQILDILPQQQNEEEHQIPRTRTNKRKKIAARTSKIDPKKRRQSLAGAGSSWTSGVRRSSRIKRRPLEYWKGERLLYARVHNSLPTVIGVKYLSPTSKEEGGFKVESFVSDKYKHLVELTALH, encoded by the exons ATGAATCAAACGCAGAGCTTCAATCTTGTCGATCCATTTGAAGAACAGTCTGTTCTCTCTCTAAATCCTCGAACACTTCGACTTTCAACATATGCGTTGAAATCCAAAGACCTCGAAGCTGTTCACCAGTATATGAAATCAATG GCATTACAAAGCCCTGATAAGCATTTTGAGAAAGCAAAGTCGGTTGTAGATGGTGGTTTAGAATCCCTCAAAACCAAGAAAAGTGAAGCTGATATAAAAGAGAAGGAAAACCCTCAACAGCACAGACCAGGTTTGGTCCGGAGGCGTGCAAAGTTCTCTTTGAAGCCTGATACAAG CCAGTCTTCTACAATCCTGGAGCCAAGTCTTGAAATTGATCATCTGCAAGATCCAGAAGAATTTTTTGCAGCCTTTGAAAagtttgaaa ACACCAAGAAAGAGCTCAAGAAACAGAGAGGTGAAGATGTAGATGAGGTTAAAACTGCCACTACTGTTAGGCATCGTCGTCCAGAAATACCTAG GAGAAAAGTTAGTTATAAGCATCATGAATACTCCAGTCAGTCTCAAGATGATTCATCAGTTGCTGAAGAGACATTGCAAGACAACATTGGAAGTCAACCTACTCAGTCTTTACAACAAGAATCTTTCACCCCCAATCTGCCATGTGAGGAAGAGGAAGTAACTG GATCAATAAGTAAAAGCGAGAACAGGGTCCAGGAGCTCTTTGATGAATTATTGGCTAGTAATATTCACAATTTAGATGGAAATCAGGCATTATCCTTTTTAAAAGATCGTATGAAGATTAAATCTGTTGATATAGACGAATTACAACTTCCAGACTTCCATGAAATTCCTAGAATTGactttatttctccagtcaagaaTTTAGTAGAAAACTCTCAGAGCTTATTGACTAATACACATGCTTTGCGAGATGTTACAAAAGGGAAAACACTTGCTGCACAAATAGGATTATCTAACAACAATTTCCAATCTCTAGGAGGCTCCCCCACTCCACCTAGGAGTCCATTTTCAGCAATTGCTGCATTAGGAAAACAAATGCTGAAATCAATTGTATCAAAGGATCCATTCTCCTCACATGATCTTGATTCACCTCCCATAACTTCTACTAAAATCATTGGTGGAGGGTCAAGTCATGCCAATAAAGACAAGGAGTTCCTGGTTTCTGCCACATTGCACTCATTAGCAAAAGAGAATATTACAGAAACTGCCACTGGTGATATGGGAGACAGGGACCATAatatggaagaaaaggatgcagATGTCAATGTAACCGATATTCAAACAAACAAAACCATAAATGGAAAT GCTGCAGATATGATGCAAGAAACAGCATCTGTTACAGAAGTTAATTTAAATGTTGAGGACATTACTGAGGAGgagaat GTCGAAGATATGACAGAGAAAGCAGGAGCATCATCTTTACCAGAAGTAAATGTTGAGGTCTCTGAAGTGGAGGATTTGAGTCAACCAG CTCAAACAGATGCCAACTCTATTCAGGACCCGGATGTTAGTGCACCCACTCAAATTCTGGATATTCTTCCTCAACAGCAAAATGAG GAGGAGCATCAAATTCCAAGGACAAGAACGAATAAGAGAAAGAAGATAGCAGCACGTACGAGTAAGATTGATCCGAAAAAACGTCGCCAGAGCCTTGCAG GAGCGGGGTCTTCTTGGACATCTGGAGTGAGACGAAGCAGCAGAATTAAAAGGAGGCCTTTGGAATATTGGAAAGGAGAAAGACTCTTATATGCTCGAGTCCATAACA GTCTGCCTACAGTTATCGGTGTGAAATATTTATCTCCAACAAGTAAGGAGGAGGGTGGATTCAAGGTGGAATCTTTTGTCTCTGACAAATACAAACACCTTGTTGAGTTGACTGCTCTGCATTGA